One Misgurnus anguillicaudatus chromosome 22, ASM2758022v2, whole genome shotgun sequence DNA segment encodes these proteins:
- the srrt gene encoding serrate RNA effector molecule homolog, translated as MGDSDDEYDRRRRDKFRRERSDYDRSREREDRRRDDWNDRRPSAREWDRGRERRSRGEYRDYDRGRRERFSPPRHDMSPQQKRMRRDWDDHGGDPYHGGYDLGYGGGGPSYAPPQPWGHPDMHLMQPHHGIPIQARLGNIHDMDLGPLPPVMKTFKEFLLSLDDSVDETESVKRYNEYKIDFRRQQMQDFFLAHKEEEWFRSKYHPDEAGRRKAEAHSALQNRLNVYMYLMDNGWFESITLDIERAPQITKILDAAVIKMEGGGDNDLRILDQPNEEEEEKERERLSSGGPGSEPSRRDEPRPQEVERKPSAEKDKTGEGAEGAEKDTSASAAGSEGEMKEETEPAAPPIPEPKKLSKKRKRKHSGDSEDEASASESESDSDSDSNSHCSEKPAEREKEPAEEGEEKEEDKEEDEEEEEGEAADGKEPTDEKQKEREKDKEKKPKDDQPPRPRPLHRTCSLFMRSIAPTISKAEIVALCRRYPGFMRVCLSEPQPERRFFRRCWVTFDRGVNIKEICWNLQNIRLRDCELAPGVNRDLARRVRNVNGITQHKQVLRNDIKLAAKLIHALDDRENLWCEKPREEMPTLELPAQNPILKNITDYLIEEVSAEEEELLGSVGGAESEEAAKEGNPTEITVERDDKLVTVLDRLLFYLRIVHSIDYYNTCEYPSEDEMPNRCGIIHVRGPIPPNRISHREVADWQKTFEDKMGHLFSVKETLSEDEAGKMGRKDPEQEVEKFVLANTQELGKDKWLCPLSGKKFKGPEFVRKHILNKHGDKIEEVKKEVVFFNNFLMDAKRPAIPEMKPPPLPGPGQGVLSPGALPFPPQGPQGLMGFGQPRPPVMGYGGGPPYPPNQYGGGGRGNYDNFRGQGGYPGKPRNNRMMRGDPRNIIEYRDLDAPDDVDFF; from the exons ATGGGTGACAGCGACGATGAGTACGACCGCCGGCGCAGAGACAAGTTCCGCCGGGAAAGGAGCGATTATGACCGTTCCCGAGAGAGAGAAGACCGGAGAAGAGATGACTGGAATGATCGG CGGCCTTCGGCAAGAGAGTGGGACCGGGGCCGTGAACGCCGCAGCCGTGGCGAGTACCGTGACTATGACAGAGGTAGACGAGAGAGATTTTCCCCTCCGCGTCATGACATGAGCCCACAGCAGAAACGCATGAGGAGAGACTG GGATGACCATGGAGGTGACCCATACCACGGTGGTTATGATCTGGGTTATGGTGGTGGTGGACCTAGTTACGCCCCTCCTCAGCCATGGGGTCATCCTGACATGCATCTAATGCAGCCACATCATGGTATCCCTATACAGGCCAG GCTGGGAAACATCCATGATATGGATCTTGGCCCTCTTCCTCCTGTGATGAAGACCTTTAAGGAGTTCCTGCTCTCTCTGGATGACTCTGTGGATGAGACGGAGTCTGTCAAACGCTACAATGAGTACAAGATTGATTTTAGGCGTCAGCAGATGCAGGATTTCTTCCTGGCCCATAAAGAAGAAGAGTG GTTCCGATCGAAGTATCACCCGGATGAGGCTGGGAGGCGTAAAGCCGAAGCCCACAGCGCTTTGCAAAACAGACTTAATGTCTACATGTATCTCATGGACAATGGCTGGTTTGAGTCGATCACTTTGGACATAGAGCGTGCTCCACAAATCACAAAAATTTTAGATGCCG CTGTGATAAAGATGGAGGGGGGAGGAGACAATGACCTGCGCATCCTAGATCAGCCGAacgaggaagaggaggagaaaGAGCGAGAGAGGCTGTCGTCCGGAGGGCCGGGGTCTGAACCTTCCCGACGGGATGAGCCCAGACCCCAGGAAGTTGAGCGCAAACCTTCTGCTGAAAAAGACAAGACT GGAGAAGGGGCCGAGGGGGCTGAGAAGGACACAAGTGCATCTGCAGCAGGAAGTGAAGGAGAGATGAAAGAAGAGACTGAACCAGCTGCTCCACCAATCCCAGAACCTAAGAAG CTGAGTAAGAAGAGGAAGAGGAAGCACAGCGGTGACAGCGAAGATGAAGCCAGCGCATCAGAGAGCGAATCTGATTCAGACTCCGACTCAAACTCGCACTGCTCAGAGAAACCTgccgagagagagaaagagcctGCTGAAGAGGGAGAGGAAAAGGAGGAAGACAAGGAGGaagatgaagaagaagaagagggaGAAG CTGCCGATGGAAAAGAGCCGACTGACGAAAAGCAgaaggaaagagagaaagacaaGGAGAAGAAACCGAAGGACGATCAGCCCCCGAGACCTCGGCCTCTTCACAGGACGTGTTCTCTCTTCATGAGGAGCATCGCTCCCACAATATCTAAAGCAGAGATTGTCGCT CTCTGTCGACGCTATCCAGGATttatgcgtgtgtgtttgtcagAACCACAGCCGGAGCGCAG GTTTTTCAGGCGTTGCTGGGTGACGTTTGATAGAGGTGTGAACATCAAAGAGATCTGCTGGAACCTGCAAAACATTCGG CTGCGGGACTGTGAGTTGGCTCCCGGAGTCAATCGGGATTTGGCACGCCGTGTGCGGAACGTCAACGGAATCACTCAGCATAAGCAGGTGCTGCGTAATGACATCAAACTGGCTGCCAAATTGATCCACGCCCTGGACGATAGAGAAAATCTCTGGTGTGAGAAACCACGAGAAGAGATGCCCACTTTGGAG CTTCCTGCTCAGAACCCGATTCTGAAAAACATCACTGATTACCTCATTGAGGAAGTGAGCGCTGAAGAGGAGGAGCTTCTGGGCAGTGTGGGCGGAGCTGAATCTGAGGAGGCAGCTAAAGAAGGAAACCCTACTGAGATTACTGTGGAAAGAGATGATAAACTTGTCACG GTGCTGGATCGTCTGCTCTTTTACCTGCGTATTGTACACTCTATTGATTATTACAACACCTGCGAGTACCCGAGTGAGGACGAGATGCCCAACCGATGCGGCATCATCCACGTCCGCGGACCAATCCCCCCTAACCGCATCTCTCACAGAGAGG TGGCAGACTGGCAGAAGACATTCGAAGATAAAATGGGACACCTGTTCAGTGTGAAGGAAACTTTATCTGAAGACGAGGCGGGAAAAATGGGCCGCAAAGATCCAGAGCAAGAAGTGGAGAAGTTTGTGTTGGCCAATACGCAGGAGCTGGGCAAAGATAAGTGGCTTTGTCCACTCAgtgggaaaaaattcaag GGCCCAGAGTTCGTGAGGAAACACATTCTCAACAAACACGGCGATAAGATCGAGGAAGTTAAGAAAGAGGTCGTGTTTTTCAACAACTTTCTGATGGATGCAAAAAGACCTGCAATCCCAGAGATGAAGCCTCCACCCCTTCCAGGTCCCGGACAGG gaGTGCTGTCACCAGGAGCTCTTCCATTCCCACCCCAGGGTCCTCAAGGTTTAATGGGGTTTGGCCAACCCAGACCTCCAGTGATGGGCTACGGAG GTGGTCCACCTTATCCCCCCAACCAGTATGGTGGAGGAGGCAGAGGTAACTACGACAACTTTCGTGGACAAGGCGGTTATCCCGGGAAACCTAGGAACAACCG AATGATGCGCGGGGATCCTCGCAATATCATTGAATATCGCGATTTAGACGCTCCAGATGATGTGGACTTCTTTTAG